From the Rhodanobacter soli genome, one window contains:
- a CDS encoding metal-dependent hydrolase family protein, whose amino-acid sequence MRASLTTWWQTAAILLLLLCALSASAATPKGDWLLLPERVWTGNGDAAHSGWAVLVHDGAIAAVGPAASIQAPPGAQRVELPGATLTPGLIDLHSHLFLHPYNETLWNDQVLTEPQDYRTLEAAAHAKATLMAGFTALRDLGTEGAGFADVSIQRAINEGLIPGPRMFVATRAIVATASYGPGPRGFRPDLDLPQGAQPVSGVDAAIAAVREQAARGADWIKLYADYRVGPGGETAPTLNPAELKAIVDTAHQIGRPVAAHAASDAGVRMAVEAGVDTIEHGYGASEATFRLLKQKGVAYEPTLTAVDATSEYFQHYVPGKSEPTPAMKEAERAFRTALKVGVTIGNGSDVGVFAHGTNWREPAAMVRDGMTPAQALHAATDVAAKILRQSQHFGRIAPGMAADLAAFSGDPSTQIDALEKPVFVMKDGVPYRTPDMTP is encoded by the coding sequence ATGCGCGCAAGCCTGACGACCTGGTGGCAAACGGCGGCGATCCTGCTGCTCCTGCTGTGCGCCCTGAGCGCAAGCGCGGCCACGCCGAAGGGCGACTGGCTGTTGCTGCCCGAGCGCGTGTGGACCGGCAACGGCGACGCTGCGCACAGCGGCTGGGCGGTGCTGGTGCACGACGGTGCGATCGCCGCGGTGGGCCCCGCCGCGTCGATCCAGGCGCCGCCCGGCGCGCAGCGCGTCGAGCTGCCCGGCGCCACGCTCACCCCCGGCCTGATCGACCTGCACTCGCACCTGTTCCTGCATCCGTATAACGAAACGTTGTGGAACGACCAGGTGCTGACCGAGCCGCAGGATTACCGCACGCTGGAAGCCGCCGCCCACGCGAAGGCCACGCTGATGGCCGGCTTCACCGCCCTGCGCGACCTCGGCACCGAGGGTGCGGGCTTTGCCGACGTGTCGATCCAGCGTGCGATCAACGAAGGGTTGATCCCGGGACCGCGGATGTTCGTCGCCACGCGCGCCATCGTCGCCACCGCCAGCTATGGACCGGGGCCGCGCGGCTTCCGTCCGGATCTCGATCTGCCGCAAGGCGCGCAGCCGGTCAGCGGCGTGGATGCGGCCATCGCCGCCGTGCGCGAGCAAGCCGCCCGCGGCGCCGACTGGATCAAGCTGTACGCGGACTATCGGGTGGGCCCAGGTGGCGAAACCGCGCCCACCCTCAACCCGGCGGAACTGAAGGCGATCGTCGACACGGCGCACCAGATCGGCCGCCCGGTCGCAGCGCACGCGGCCAGCGATGCCGGCGTGCGGATGGCGGTCGAGGCCGGCGTGGACACCATCGAACACGGCTACGGCGCCAGCGAGGCGACCTTCCGTCTGCTCAAGCAGAAGGGTGTGGCCTATGAACCCACGCTCACCGCGGTCGACGCCACCTCGGAGTATTTCCAGCACTACGTGCCGGGCAAGTCCGAACCCACGCCTGCCATGAAGGAAGCCGAGCGCGCGTTCCGCACCGCGCTGAAAGTCGGCGTCACCATCGGCAACGGCAGCGACGTGGGCGTGTTCGCGCACGGCACCAACTGGCGCGAGCCCGCGGCGATGGTACGCGACGGCATGACCCCGGCGCAGGCGCTGCACGCGGCCACCGACGTGGCGGCGAAGATCCTGCGCCAGTCGCAACACTTCGGCCGCATCGCGCCCGGCATGGCGGCCGACCTCGCCGCGTTCAGCGGCGATCCCAGCACGCAGATCGACGCCCTGGAGAAACCGGTCTTCGTGATGAAGGACGGCGTTCCCTATCGCACTCCCGACATGACCCCATGA
- a CDS encoding hydroxymethylglutaryl-CoA lyase: MNPSNHVRIVEVGARDGLQNEKTLLPAEVKIALIDRLSSTGLKTIEATSFVSPKWVPQLADAAEVFRGIRKVPGVGYPVLVPNLQGYQRAREVGATDIAVFTAASEAFNRKNINASIDESIERFIPVMEQARADGARVRGYVSTVLGCPYQGEVPVSDVVRVARRMYELGCHEISLGDTIGVGTPAKARAMLHAVAQEVPMDALAVHFHDTYGQALANILACLEEGVRVVDSAVSGTGGCPYAKGATGNVASEDVVYMLHGMGIETGIDLDLLVATGAWLAAQLHKETASRVTRARTAAA, from the coding sequence ATGAATCCCTCCAACCACGTCCGCATCGTCGAAGTCGGCGCCCGCGACGGCCTGCAGAACGAGAAGACCCTGCTGCCGGCCGAAGTGAAGATCGCGCTGATCGACCGGCTCTCCTCCACCGGCCTCAAGACGATCGAGGCGACCAGCTTCGTCAGCCCGAAGTGGGTGCCGCAACTGGCCGACGCGGCCGAGGTGTTCCGCGGCATCCGCAAGGTACCCGGCGTGGGTTACCCGGTGCTGGTGCCGAACCTGCAGGGCTACCAGCGCGCACGCGAGGTCGGCGCCACGGACATCGCGGTGTTCACCGCCGCATCGGAAGCGTTCAACCGCAAGAACATCAATGCCTCGATCGACGAGTCGATCGAACGCTTCATCCCGGTGATGGAACAGGCCCGGGCCGACGGCGCGCGGGTGCGTGGCTATGTCTCCACGGTGCTCGGCTGTCCGTACCAGGGCGAGGTGCCGGTCAGTGACGTGGTACGCGTGGCACGCCGGATGTACGAACTGGGCTGTCACGAGATCTCGCTGGGCGACACCATCGGCGTGGGCACGCCGGCGAAGGCGCGCGCGATGCTGCACGCGGTGGCGCAGGAAGTGCCGATGGACGCCCTGGCGGTGCACTTCCACGACACCTACGGCCAGGCGCTGGCGAACATCCTGGCCTGCCTGGAGGAAGGCGTACGCGTGGTCGACAGCGCCGTCTCCGGCACGGGCGGCTGCCCGTACGCGAAGGGCGCCACCGGCAACGTGGCCAGCGAGGACGTGGTCTACATGCTGCACGGCATGGGCATCGAGACCGGCATCGACCTCGATCTGCTCGTCGCCACCGGCGCCTGGCTGGCCGCGCAGCTGCACAAGGAAACCGCCAGCCGGGTCACCCGCGCGCGTACCGCCGCAGCCTGA